The Diaphorobacter ruginosibacter genome contains a region encoding:
- a CDS encoding ABC transporter ATP-binding protein gives MAFLEIERVVFTYPHRPPVVDGVDWRMQAGEFHCLLGRSGCGKTTLLQLAAGLLHPQSGRVVLRGSELAAPGPQVGFMFQAPTLLDWLPVLGNVLLPVSLQRKPTVQDEQRALQSLDQLGLAGHAQRFPRQLSGGQQSRVALARSLILEPPLLLLDEPFAALDAITRAELQDDLLRTCRERGTTVLFVTHDINEAVYVGDRIALMHGGRIVDDIVIDLPEPRTQALRHGAVFNDYCARVRASMDGAGT, from the coding sequence ATGGCGTTTCTCGAGATCGAACGGGTCGTCTTCACCTATCCCCATCGTCCTCCCGTGGTCGATGGCGTGGATTGGCGCATGCAGGCGGGCGAGTTCCATTGCCTGCTGGGTCGCAGCGGCTGCGGCAAGACCACGCTGCTGCAACTGGCGGCGGGGTTGCTGCACCCGCAGTCGGGCCGGGTCGTGCTGCGTGGCAGCGAACTGGCTGCGCCTGGGCCGCAGGTGGGCTTCATGTTCCAGGCGCCCACGCTGCTTGACTGGCTCCCGGTGCTTGGCAACGTGCTGCTGCCGGTGTCGCTGCAGCGCAAACCCACCGTCCAGGACGAACAGCGGGCGCTGCAGTCGCTCGATCAACTGGGGCTCGCGGGCCACGCGCAGCGCTTTCCGCGCCAGCTCTCCGGCGGCCAGCAAAGCCGGGTGGCCCTGGCGCGCTCCCTGATCCTGGAGCCGCCGCTGCTGTTGCTGGATGAGCCCTTCGCGGCCCTCGACGCCATCACCCGTGCCGAGCTGCAGGACGACCTGCTTCGCACCTGCCGCGAGCGCGGAACCACCGTGCTGTTCGTGACGCACGACATCAACGAGGCCGTCTATGTGGGAGACCGCATTGCGCTCATGCACGGTGGCCGCATCGTGGACGACATCGTCATCGACCTGCCCGAGCCGCGCACACAGGCCCTGCGCCACGGAGCGGTCTTCAATGACTACTGCGCGCGGGTGCGTGCCTCGATGGACGGGGCCGGCACATGA
- a CDS encoding acyl-CoA reductase, with translation MTTQRITAGWLPGLSEDEVRWQVLPFERDGVRLEVSVPMLTGAQMQALAYRVRDAADRHLRTMPVADIIDVIDRAMARLLDREDPCRQQAEAWLPVVSGYDADMVRLGLTGFFKTFRAPQLRRFVAEDFANPAVLDGFQPAPKGGAVRAFGPDLLVHSWAGNVPALSLWSTVCGLLVKAPGIGKLASAEPLFAGWFARLLAELHPPLAECMAVVWWRGAGGEDADALYGEADTVLAYGGNPTLDALRRRLPVTTRFLPHGHKLGLGLIAAAALDTLKAPSVARLAAWDVMRYDQQGCYSPHVFYVERGAAVSPRAFADYLAAELANLQRRFPRRTLELEEGSAVAGWQQAIEWRAMAGAAGAAGAGDSEGDEMLIGANDAPWSVAFSDHALPLAPTASYRTIAVVAVDSLDEVVPLARQQREFLQTAGVAATPEELYRLAGLLGAAGVTRICAIGSMSMPDAGWHHDGRFNLLDLVRMAEIEASAEQAAQPLARYAD, from the coding sequence ATGACAACGCAGCGGATCACGGCAGGGTGGCTGCCGGGCCTGAGCGAGGACGAGGTGCGGTGGCAGGTGCTGCCCTTCGAGCGCGACGGCGTGCGGCTCGAGGTATCTGTGCCGATGCTGACCGGTGCGCAGATGCAGGCGTTGGCCTACCGGGTGCGCGATGCCGCAGATCGCCATCTGCGCACGATGCCAGTGGCGGACATCATCGATGTGATCGATCGCGCGATGGCGCGCCTGCTCGACCGAGAGGACCCCTGCCGGCAGCAGGCGGAGGCCTGGCTGCCGGTGGTGAGCGGGTATGACGCGGACATGGTCCGCCTGGGCCTGACAGGCTTCTTCAAGACCTTCCGCGCCCCGCAGTTGAGGCGCTTCGTGGCGGAGGACTTCGCCAACCCCGCGGTGCTCGACGGCTTTCAGCCGGCACCCAAGGGCGGTGCTGTGCGCGCCTTCGGCCCCGATCTGCTCGTGCACAGCTGGGCCGGCAATGTGCCTGCGCTGTCGCTGTGGAGCACGGTTTGCGGCCTGCTGGTGAAGGCGCCCGGCATCGGCAAGCTGGCCAGCGCGGAGCCGCTGTTCGCAGGCTGGTTTGCGCGCCTGCTCGCCGAGCTGCATCCGCCATTGGCCGAATGCATGGCGGTGGTGTGGTGGCGCGGCGCGGGTGGCGAGGATGCGGACGCCCTCTATGGCGAGGCCGACACGGTGCTGGCCTATGGCGGCAATCCCACGCTCGATGCACTGCGCCGGCGTCTGCCGGTGACCACGCGTTTTTTGCCCCACGGCCACAAACTGGGCCTGGGCCTCATTGCGGCCGCTGCGCTCGACACGCTCAAGGCGCCATCGGTCGCGCGCCTTGCCGCGTGGGATGTGATGCGTTACGACCAGCAGGGGTGCTACTCGCCCCATGTGTTCTACGTGGAGCGCGGCGCAGCGGTTTCGCCGCGTGCCTTTGCGGACTACCTGGCCGCCGAGCTGGCCAATCTGCAGCGCCGCTTTCCACGGCGGACGCTGGAACTGGAGGAGGGCAGCGCCGTTGCCGGATGGCAGCAGGCCATCGAGTGGCGCGCGATGGCGGGTGCAGCGGGTGCAGCGGGCGCGGGGGACAGCGAAGGCGACGAAATGCTGATCGGTGCGAACGATGCTCCCTGGAGCGTGGCATTCAGCGACCATGCTCTGCCGCTGGCGCCCACGGCCTCGTACCGGACCATTGCGGTGGTTGCCGTGGACAGCCTCGATGAGGTTGTGCCTCTTGCCCGGCAACAGCGCGAGTTCCTGCAGACCGCGGGCGTTGCCGCCACGCCGGAGGAACTCTACCGGCTGGCTGGCCTGCTGGGTGCCGCGGGTGTCACGCGCATCTGTGCGATCGGCTCCATGAGCATGCCCGATGCGGGCTGGCACCACGACGGGCGCTTCAATCTGCTGGACCTGGTGCGCATGGCGGAGATCGAGGCATCGGCCGAACAGGCGGCGCAGCCCCTTGCGCGGTACGCGGACTGA
- a CDS encoding purine-cytosine permease family protein, protein MVPLPADRRVFRWHDHASLWFSLGVGLLVMQVGSFLTPALSMQQALLAIVLGSFIGAGLLGWVARIACESGLASAGLMHSVFGRQFASLPILLNIVQLIGWGTFELVVMRDATVAIGRQSGTMSHDWWPVLATLLWGGVVVALISGSMVQLVRKVIARVALPLVVLSLLWLSWQFLSLAFAQGFGALWNKPGAGGMGVMPALDLVIAMPISWLPLVADYARHGTSGKGALRGTWLGYAIANIWCYSLGVLVALVLPSADLVTALLLAQGGLIALSLILIDEVDNAYGDTYSGAVSTHSLLPRLSVRQWGLAIGLVCTLFALVLPMHSLEPFLLMLSSVFVPLFGVILGRLAGLGEGTQQLLTRARAVHAAPVAIWLAGIAYYHLLPLIAPVLGSALPTLALCFVLTRLLVPSPRG, encoded by the coding sequence TTGGTTCCCCTGCCCGCGGATCGCCGCGTGTTCCGCTGGCATGACCATGCATCGCTGTGGTTCAGCCTGGGGGTCGGCCTCCTGGTGATGCAGGTGGGCTCGTTTCTTACTCCCGCACTCAGCATGCAGCAGGCGTTGCTCGCGATCGTGCTCGGCTCGTTCATCGGTGCGGGCCTGCTGGGCTGGGTGGCCAGGATCGCCTGCGAAAGCGGCCTGGCGAGCGCCGGCCTGATGCACTCGGTGTTCGGCCGCCAGTTTGCCAGCCTGCCCATTCTCCTGAACATCGTGCAGCTCATCGGCTGGGGCACGTTCGAGCTGGTGGTGATGCGCGACGCGACCGTCGCCATCGGCCGCCAGTCGGGCACCATGTCGCATGACTGGTGGCCGGTGCTGGCCACCCTGCTCTGGGGCGGCGTGGTGGTGGCCCTGATCAGTGGCTCGATGGTGCAGCTGGTGCGCAAGGTGATCGCGCGCGTGGCACTTCCGCTCGTCGTGCTGTCTCTGCTGTGGCTGAGCTGGCAGTTTCTGTCGCTCGCATTCGCGCAGGGCTTTGGCGCGCTCTGGAACAAGCCCGGCGCGGGCGGCATGGGCGTGATGCCCGCGCTCGACCTGGTGATCGCCATGCCCATTTCGTGGCTGCCGCTCGTGGCCGACTACGCGCGCCATGGCACCAGCGGCAAGGGAGCGCTGCGCGGAACCTGGCTCGGCTATGCGATCGCCAACATCTGGTGCTACTCGCTTGGCGTGCTGGTGGCGCTCGTGCTGCCCAGCGCCGACCTGGTGACCGCGCTGCTGCTCGCGCAAGGTGGCCTGATCGCACTGTCGCTGATCCTGATCGATGAAGTGGACAACGCCTATGGCGATACCTACTCGGGAGCTGTCTCCACCCACAGCCTGCTGCCGCGCCTCAGCGTGCGCCAGTGGGGCCTTGCGATCGGCCTGGTCTGCACGCTGTTCGCGCTGGTGCTGCCCATGCACAGCCTCGAGCCCTTCCTGCTGATGCTGAGCTCGGTGTTCGTTCCGCTGTTCGGCGTGATTCTCGGCCGCCTGGCGGGCCTGGGCGAAGGCACGCAGCAATTGCTGACCCGGGCGCGCGCCGTGCATGCCGCGCCCGTGGCGATCTGGCTGGCGGGCATCGCGTACTACCACCTGCTGCCACTCATTGCTCCCGTGCTGGGATCGGCCCTGCCCACGCTGGCCCTGTGCTTCGTGCTGACGCGCCTGCTGGTGCCCAGCCCTCGCGGCTGA
- a CDS encoding SDR family oxidoreductase, which yields MNLRGKVVLVTGASRGIGAAIATAFAREGALVAINHLRNDEAAARTVAACEAAGGDAWAVKADVGSEAQVRDMVDAIVREAGTIDIVVNNAFRPYPFNPEQRSRFDDLQWSDYQAQFDGAVGATFNVCRAVLPQMRRRARGSIVNIVTNLVENPVVPYHDYTTSKGALVTFSRNLASELGPVGVRVNCVAPGLVYPTQGTQGTRESFRESLMAATPLRRLAQPEDVAGPVLFLASDLGGFMTGQVLFVDGGLVMR from the coding sequence ATGAACCTGCGCGGCAAGGTGGTGCTGGTCACCGGTGCAAGCCGGGGCATTGGCGCGGCGATTGCCACCGCGTTCGCGCGCGAAGGGGCCCTGGTGGCCATCAACCATCTGCGCAATGACGAGGCCGCGGCGCGCACCGTGGCGGCGTGCGAGGCGGCCGGCGGTGATGCCTGGGCCGTGAAGGCCGACGTGGGATCGGAGGCTCAGGTGCGGGACATGGTGGACGCCATCGTGCGTGAGGCCGGCACGATCGACATCGTGGTCAACAATGCGTTCCGGCCCTATCCCTTCAATCCCGAGCAGCGCAGCCGCTTCGACGATCTGCAGTGGAGCGACTACCAGGCGCAGTTCGATGGGGCGGTCGGGGCCACCTTCAACGTGTGCCGTGCCGTGCTGCCGCAGATGCGCCGGCGCGCGCGGGGCAGCATCGTCAACATCGTCACCAATCTGGTGGAGAACCCCGTGGTGCCGTATCACGACTACACCACGTCGAAGGGCGCGCTGGTGACCTTCAGCCGCAACCTGGCCAGCGAGCTGGGGCCTGTGGGGGTGCGCGTGAACTGCGTGGCACCGGGGCTGGTCTATCCCACGCAGGGAACCCAGGGCACGAGGGAGTCGTTCCGGGAGTCGCTGATGGCGGCGACGCCGCTCAGGCGCCTGGCGCAGCCCGAGGATGTGGCGGGGCCGGTTCTGTTCCTCGCCTCGGACCTTGGCGGGTTCATGACCGGGCAGGTGCTGTTCGTCGATGGCGGATTGGTGATGCGCTGA
- a CDS encoding CZB domain-containing protein encodes MGWFQWLSRAQHGAGPALTGTRGQADTAVDATRARGATVLQFPLSQPDTRAPASGSGLEEQSPWGLDFAAAMQEHRQWKERLQGYLQSQPRDRLDHRALCRDDQCALGQWINGAGAAGFGHLPSFGELKASHGMFHQSVGRVVQLHMERRTSEALQELNSGEFSHQAGRLSDLLSALYVEVSDTIHGSN; translated from the coding sequence ATGGGATGGTTTCAATGGTTGAGCAGGGCGCAGCATGGCGCAGGGCCTGCCCTGACAGGTACCCGAGGTCAGGCCGACACGGCGGTTGATGCAACGCGTGCGCGTGGTGCGACCGTGCTGCAGTTTCCGCTGTCCCAGCCCGACACTCGCGCCCCCGCTTCCGGATCCGGGCTGGAGGAGCAGAGCCCGTGGGGCCTCGATTTCGCTGCGGCCATGCAGGAACACCGCCAGTGGAAGGAACGGCTGCAGGGCTACCTTCAGAGCCAGCCGAGGGATCGCCTCGACCACCGCGCACTCTGCAGGGACGATCAGTGCGCCCTGGGGCAGTGGATCAACGGTGCCGGCGCTGCGGGCTTCGGCCACTTGCCGTCGTTTGGTGAACTGAAGGCGTCGCACGGCATGTTCCATCAATCCGTGGGCCGCGTCGTGCAGTTGCACATGGAGCGCCGCACCTCCGAGGCGCTGCAGGAGTTGAACTCGGGCGAGTTCTCGCACCAGGCGGGCCGCCTGTCGGATCTGCTGAGTGCGCTGTATGTGGAAGTCTCCGACACCATTCACGGCTCCAACTGA
- a CDS encoding ABC transporter substrate-binding protein: MRSTSSPFISRRDLLGACAGITGLALTGAAMASTAQHKIRLAGWSKPISEITNILAEPDKGFFKARGVDLTYLPGAGGGDAIRNMLSGQADVAFTDPGSFFMALDKGEKLVAIYDIYPQNVFNVVSLKSAGIHKPADLKGKKIGVYSLSSGTRQNLLVMLHQAGLKESDVTIVVTGLLNFAPLMQGQVDATAATDTGLAVGLRKGLGEINVMQVSDYLNISSDMFVVREEVLRQKKDALKAFLKGYRDSAAWMLAHPEEAAVLAGKRAIDGTQRDVNLEIIKLRNAASLPATGGVARLGQFDLAALQKGADTYRALGMVERQIKVSDVVDASLLPGA, encoded by the coding sequence ATGAGATCCACTTCTTCACCGTTCATCTCCCGCCGTGACCTGCTGGGCGCCTGCGCCGGTATCACCGGCCTTGCACTGACGGGGGCGGCCATGGCCTCGACCGCACAGCACAAGATCCGGCTGGCAGGCTGGAGCAAGCCCATCAGCGAGATCACGAACATCCTGGCCGAGCCGGACAAGGGCTTCTTCAAGGCGCGCGGCGTGGATCTCACCTATCTGCCCGGAGCAGGCGGCGGGGACGCCATCCGCAACATGCTCAGCGGCCAGGCCGATGTCGCCTTCACCGATCCGGGCTCGTTCTTCATGGCGCTGGACAAGGGCGAGAAGCTGGTCGCCATCTACGACATCTACCCGCAGAACGTGTTCAACGTGGTGTCGCTCAAGTCGGCGGGAATCCACAAGCCCGCGGACCTGAAGGGCAAGAAGATCGGCGTCTACAGCCTCTCGAGCGGCACGCGCCAGAACCTGCTGGTGATGCTGCACCAGGCGGGGCTCAAGGAGTCCGACGTGACCATCGTGGTGACGGGCCTGCTCAATTTCGCGCCGCTGATGCAGGGGCAGGTCGATGCCACGGCGGCCACCGACACCGGCCTGGCCGTGGGCCTGCGCAAGGGCCTGGGCGAGATCAACGTCATGCAGGTCAGCGATTATCTGAACATTTCAAGCGACATGTTCGTGGTGCGTGAAGAGGTGCTGCGCCAGAAGAAGGATGCCCTCAAGGCCTTTCTCAAGGGCTATCGCGACAGCGCGGCGTGGATGCTGGCCCATCCCGAAGAGGCCGCCGTGCTGGCGGGCAAGCGCGCCATCGACGGCACGCAGCGCGACGTCAACCTGGAGATCATCAAGTTGCGCAATGCCGCGTCGCTGCCCGCGACGGGTGGCGTGGCGCGGCTGGGCCAATTCGATCTCGCGGCACTGCAGAAGGGGGCCGATACCTACCGTGCGCTGGGCATGGTGGAACGCCAGATCAAGGTGTCCGACGTGGTCGATGCCAGCCTGCTGCCGGGAGCCTGA
- a CDS encoding NAD(P)/FAD-dependent oxidoreductase, translating into MTILHAATDSAPSEASALEVDAVVLGAGPVGLFQVFQLGLQGIQAHLVDALPHVGGQCAELYPDKPIYDIPGTPVCTGRELVAQLQAQIAPFKPAMHLAQQVSSLALQDDGRILLQTTAGVALLARIAVIAAGVGAFVPKTVKAEGIEAWVGTQVFYHPSSVQAATDRHVVVHGGDEGAVRAAIESAQIARSVTLLHRRDVFQAPDDLLAQLQALRDAGSIKVLAAQITGVQASGDGRLSALQVLDAAGTEQALPLDLLLAYLGISPKLGALADWGMAIERKQLVVDTATFATSLKGVYAVGDINTYPGKRKLILCGFHEATLAAFAAAEYLTGEAVLLQYTTTSTRLHERLGVRHD; encoded by the coding sequence ATGACAATCCTTCACGCAGCCACTGACTCCGCCCCCTCCGAGGCCTCGGCACTGGAGGTGGATGCGGTCGTCCTGGGCGCCGGCCCCGTGGGGCTCTTCCAGGTGTTCCAGCTGGGCCTGCAGGGCATTCAGGCGCACCTCGTCGATGCACTGCCGCATGTAGGCGGCCAGTGCGCCGAGCTCTATCCCGACAAGCCCATCTACGACATTCCCGGAACCCCCGTCTGCACCGGCCGCGAGCTGGTGGCGCAATTGCAGGCGCAGATCGCGCCGTTCAAGCCGGCCATGCATCTGGCTCAGCAGGTGTCGTCGCTGGCCTTGCAGGACGACGGCCGCATCCTGCTGCAGACCACGGCGGGCGTTGCATTGCTTGCCCGCATCGCGGTGATCGCCGCGGGTGTGGGTGCCTTCGTGCCCAAGACCGTGAAGGCCGAGGGCATCGAGGCCTGGGTCGGCACGCAGGTGTTCTATCACCCCTCCTCCGTGCAGGCCGCGACGGACAGGCACGTCGTCGTGCATGGTGGCGACGAGGGCGCCGTGCGCGCCGCCATTGAAAGCGCGCAGATCGCCCGCAGCGTGACGCTGCTGCATCGCCGCGACGTGTTCCAGGCCCCGGACGACCTGCTGGCACAACTGCAGGCGCTTCGCGACGCCGGCAGCATCAAGGTGCTGGCAGCGCAGATCACCGGCGTGCAGGCCTCGGGCGATGGCCGCCTGTCGGCGCTGCAGGTGCTGGATGCAGCTGGCACGGAACAGGCACTGCCGCTCGACCTGTTGCTCGCCTACCTGGGCATCTCGCCCAAGCTCGGGGCCCTGGCCGACTGGGGCATGGCCATCGAGCGCAAGCAGCTGGTGGTAGACACAGCCACCTTCGCCACCAGCCTCAAGGGTGTCTATGCCGTGGGCGACATCAACACCTATCCAGGCAAGCGCAAGTTGATCCTGTGCGGTTTCCACGAGGCCACGCTGGCGGCCTTCGCCGCAGCCGAATATCTGACGGGCGAGGCGGTTCTGCTGCAATACACCACGACCAGCACCCGACTGCACGAGCGGCTGGGTGTGCGGCACGACTGA
- a CDS encoding long-chain fatty acid--CoA ligase: protein MDKSAALVADLLAFIRMDASSDDQFDSLALRLFAHQYESNLPFRNFCVRRGTTLRSVKSWRDIPAVPIDAFKAMELRSEPASAGERVFMTSGTTGRAARGRHFHPRLDVYDLSMKRNFAQRFMHGVERMPMGILFPDEQAMPNSSLAHYLALAKSEFGSGDSRYFLTPEGIDMAGLCAALESAEASGLPYALLGASFSLVHVMDALSEQGRSFRLPAGSRILDTGGYKGQSRELPLEAFYADLSRLLGVPRSHCINMYGMTELSTQFYDDGNAVLPSVKSGPHWIRSRLVEPVTGRDVAPGERGILVHCDLGNYNAVSTILTEDVGLWADGGFLLLGRAEGAAAKGCSLAVEEFVKAGAA from the coding sequence ATGGACAAGTCCGCCGCGCTGGTCGCCGACCTGCTTGCATTCATCCGCATGGATGCCAGCAGCGACGATCAGTTTGATTCACTCGCCCTGCGGCTGTTCGCCCACCAGTACGAATCCAACCTGCCGTTCCGCAATTTTTGCGTGCGCCGTGGCACCACGCTGCGCAGCGTGAAGTCGTGGCGCGACATTCCTGCCGTGCCCATCGATGCATTCAAGGCCATGGAGCTGCGCAGCGAGCCGGCTTCGGCCGGCGAGCGCGTTTTCATGACCAGCGGCACCACGGGGCGCGCGGCGAGGGGACGGCATTTCCATCCCCGGCTGGATGTCTACGACCTGTCGATGAAGCGCAATTTCGCGCAGCGCTTCATGCATGGCGTGGAGCGCATGCCGATGGGCATCCTCTTTCCGGACGAGCAGGCCATGCCCAACTCGTCTCTCGCGCATTACCTGGCGCTCGCGAAGTCCGAGTTCGGCTCTGGCGATAGCCGCTACTTCCTCACGCCGGAAGGCATCGACATGGCCGGCCTGTGTGCCGCGCTGGAATCCGCCGAGGCGAGTGGCTTGCCGTATGCCTTGCTGGGCGCGAGCTTCAGCCTGGTGCATGTGATGGACGCGCTTTCCGAGCAGGGCCGGAGCTTTCGCCTGCCCGCGGGCAGCCGCATTCTGGACACCGGCGGCTACAAGGGCCAGTCGCGCGAATTGCCGCTCGAGGCGTTCTATGCGGATCTGTCGCGGCTGCTGGGCGTGCCGCGCTCGCACTGCATCAACATGTACGGCATGACGGAGCTGAGCACGCAGTTCTATGACGATGGCAATGCCGTGCTGCCCTCGGTGAAGTCGGGGCCCCACTGGATTCGTTCGCGCCTGGTCGAGCCGGTCACGGGCCGGGACGTCGCACCCGGTGAGCGCGGCATCCTGGTGCATTGCGACCTGGGCAACTACAACGCGGTTTCCACCATCCTGACCGAGGACGTGGGACTGTGGGCCGACGGCGGTTTCCTGTTGCTGGGACGTGCGGAGGGTGCGGCCGCCAAGGGCTGCTCCCTGGCCGTGGAGGAGTTCGTGAAGGCCGGCGCTGCATGA
- a CDS encoding sulfate adenylyltransferase subunit 1, which translates to MSTETIERTPPQEAVTTQHHQPQDSALRFITCGSVDDGKSTLIGRLLVDTRAVLQDQFAGITKSGETDLALLTDGLSAEREQGITIDVAYRYFSTEQRKFIIGDAPGHEQYTRNMVTAASSADAAIVLVDATKLDWKNPELDLLVQTRRHALLANLLRVPSLIFAVNKLDAVEEPALAFAHIRKQLAAFAYAAGITVRATVPVSALKGYNVVDAKAGWAGYEGPSLLQVLHTLPSTPADRDLPLAFPVQWVEKFSSSADTSQGRRVFWGRVAAGEARPGQQVTLLPSNQTATIAQVLDTVRTPSSVEAGNSAGIVLDREVDVSRGDWIVASVENTDAADDEFDDAPATQPAWPGQREVQATVAWMDDEPLVPGRVYLAQHGHRWIKAKVRRVVHRLNINTLAEEDADRLEANAIGHIELLLQEPAPVGAFQQARVLGSLILVDTASHKTAGAVLVRS; encoded by the coding sequence ATGAGCACCGAAACGATTGAACGCACACCGCCGCAAGAAGCCGTGACCACACAGCACCATCAACCTCAGGACTCCGCCCTGCGCTTCATCACCTGCGGCAGTGTCGATGACGGCAAGTCCACGCTGATCGGCCGCCTGCTGGTGGATACGCGCGCCGTGCTGCAGGACCAGTTCGCGGGCATCACCAAGAGCGGCGAGACGGACCTTGCGCTGCTCACCGACGGCCTCTCGGCCGAGCGCGAGCAGGGCATCACCATTGACGTGGCCTACCGCTACTTCTCCACCGAACAGCGCAAGTTCATCATCGGCGATGCGCCCGGCCACGAGCAGTACACCCGCAACATGGTGACGGCCGCCTCCAGCGCAGACGCCGCCATCGTGCTCGTCGACGCCACCAAGCTCGACTGGAAGAACCCCGAACTCGACCTGCTGGTGCAGACCCGCCGCCACGCGCTGCTGGCCAACCTGCTGCGCGTGCCCTCGCTGATCTTCGCGGTGAACAAGCTCGATGCCGTGGAGGAGCCGGCACTCGCCTTCGCCCACATCCGCAAGCAGCTCGCCGCGTTCGCGTACGCCGCAGGCATCACGGTTCGCGCCACGGTGCCGGTTTCGGCGCTCAAGGGCTACAACGTGGTGGACGCCAAGGCCGGCTGGGCCGGCTACGAAGGCCCGAGCCTGCTGCAGGTCCTGCACACGCTGCCCTCGACGCCCGCCGACCGCGACCTGCCGCTGGCGTTTCCCGTGCAGTGGGTCGAGAAGTTCTCGTCGTCCGCCGACACGTCCCAGGGCCGCCGCGTCTTCTGGGGCCGCGTGGCTGCGGGCGAAGCCCGGCCCGGCCAGCAGGTCACGCTGCTGCCGAGCAACCAGACCGCGACCATCGCCCAGGTGCTCGACACCGTGCGCACCCCCTCGTCCGTGGAAGCCGGAAACAGTGCCGGCATCGTGCTGGACCGCGAGGTCGATGTCTCGCGCGGTGACTGGATCGTGGCCTCCGTCGAGAACACGGATGCGGCCGACGACGAATTCGACGACGCGCCCGCCACCCAGCCCGCCTGGCCCGGCCAACGCGAAGTGCAGGCCACGGTCGCGTGGATGGACGACGAGCCATTGGTTCCCGGTCGCGTGTACCTCGCGCAGCACGGCCACCGCTGGATCAAGGCCAAGGTGCGCCGCGTGGTGCACCGCCTCAACATCAACACGCTGGCAGAGGAAGACGCCGACAGGCTCGAAGCCAATGCCATCGGCCACATCGAACTGCTCCTGCAGGAACCGGCTCCCGTGGGCGCGTTCCAGCAGGCCCGGGTCCTGGGCTCCCTGATCCTGGTGGACACCGCCAGCCACAAGACGGCGGGAGCCGTGCTGGTGCGCTCCTGA
- a CDS encoding ABC transporter permease, translating to MTISPFKARIVSAALLALLLGAWEVMVRQWAVSALVLPAPSAVIASLWSGVVSGYFWPHVWSTLQAVLWGLAIGAGVGLLAGMALAESEWLERVLKPYVVVSQVVPKLALAPLFVLWFGFGMLPTVLITALICFFPLMENTLTGLRQVDAQRLQLFRMLGATRWQTLLRLKLPMGLPAILAGLRVAVVLALVGAVVAEFMGASQGLGAVVIAAQGMMDTTLMFAALVLIAAMGLILYQLCIVLERRLLRSHASSDSSASSASSGSRPRANT from the coding sequence ATGACGATTTCGCCTTTCAAGGCGCGGATCGTCTCCGCCGCGCTGCTCGCCTTGCTGCTCGGCGCCTGGGAGGTGATGGTGCGCCAATGGGCCGTGTCGGCGCTGGTGCTGCCTGCACCGTCCGCCGTGATCGCGTCGCTGTGGTCGGGCGTGGTGTCGGGCTATTTCTGGCCGCATGTGTGGTCCACGCTGCAGGCCGTGCTCTGGGGCCTTGCCATCGGTGCCGGCGTGGGGCTGCTTGCGGGAATGGCGCTCGCCGAGTCGGAGTGGCTTGAACGTGTGCTCAAGCCCTATGTGGTGGTGAGCCAGGTCGTGCCCAAGCTGGCGCTTGCGCCGCTCTTCGTCCTGTGGTTCGGCTTCGGCATGCTGCCAACGGTTCTGATCACGGCGCTGATCTGCTTCTTTCCGCTGATGGAAAACACGCTGACGGGCCTGAGGCAGGTCGACGCGCAGCGACTGCAGCTGTTTCGCATGCTCGGCGCCACGCGCTGGCAGACGCTGCTGCGGCTCAAGCTGCCCATGGGGCTGCCGGCCATTCTGGCGGGCCTGCGCGTGGCCGTGGTGCTGGCGCTGGTGGGTGCGGTCGTGGCCGAGTTCATGGGCGCAAGCCAGGGCCTGGGCGCCGTGGTGATCGCGGCCCAGGGCATGATGGACACCACGCTCATGTTTGCCGCCCTGGTGCTCATTGCGGCCATGGGCCTCATCCTGTACCAGCTTTGCATCGTGCTGGAGCGCCGCCTGCTGCGCTCGCACGCCTCTTCCGATTCATCTGCATCTTCTGCTTCCTCCGGCTCGCGCCCTCGCGCCAACACCTGA
- the fdxA gene encoding ferredoxin FdxA, which yields MTHVVTENCIKCKYTDCVDVCPVDCFREGPNFLIIDPDECIDCAVCIPECPANAIFAEEDLPADQIAFIKINADLSPKYKSITKRKEALPDADDWNGKPDKIQFLDQ from the coding sequence ATGACTCACGTCGTCACCGAAAACTGCATCAAGTGCAAATACACCGATTGCGTCGATGTTTGCCCCGTTGATTGCTTCCGCGAAGGCCCGAACTTCCTGATCATCGACCCCGATGAGTGCATTGACTGCGCCGTCTGCATCCCCGAGTGCCCTGCCAACGCCATCTTTGCCGAGGAAGACCTGCCGGCAGACCAGATCGCGTTCATCAAGATCAATGCCGACCTGTCGCCCAAGTACAAGAGCATCACCAAGCGCAAGGAAGCGCTGCCCGATGCCGACGACTGGAACGGCAAGCCCGACAAGATCCAGTTCCTGGACCAGTGA